The DNA window aagatatatctatgtacataaatttaaatatctgtataatatataagcaTGAtgctaaatatatatgtgtgtgcaaagtagttagttgtaatttttattaataatcataaaaatacaacACGTAATGACAACTGTAACTTTAGCTGGGAACAAAGGCCACAAGTTGGTTAATATGGTCGAGTGGTTTGATTAGATATTGACTACTTTTTTCTCACAATACTTTGAAACCACAATCTTATAaccgtttaaattaaaatttttttaaaaactaaaatatgtaAGTAACAGATATTTTGTCTACATTAAACAAACAGATAAACAACTAAATAATGCAAGCAATGCtttctcaaattttgtaataattttcctatgaaataattatctaaaataaattatctaaataattatctaaataaaaaaaatttttaatcttattgtttatagaaaaaattagttttgctTATTAGCTCTGCTTTTCGgttctattaatattagttttttttattttgtaaagagATGCACTGTTATGTCTTAAAATCTGAATATAATCAGATTCTTATTGCAATGACACTTGCATATTCATGAAATATACTGTTGCAACTTTCTCGTAATGTTTCTTAGAGTGATTTCAATCAACTTATAAAACAATAgttattttgttaatgtaaataaaatgaattctttgttatttaatatactaaaaatagattaaattagggataaattatatagttaGAAATTTTGCAGTAAACAATTATCCTGATTGAGTTCATCATAGTTTGGTCGAAGCTagctacaataataattttattatttgacagTATCCTCAGTGTCATTTTGTTTctaatggaaataaaaaactgtACAAAGTGTTTTCCTTCGGCAACATGAAAAATAACGTATGTATACTCTTTCAcgtcctttctctctctctctctctctctctttctacatTCAGGCAACAGTAAAGAGCAAAAGCTCAAAAGTAGGACTTGTCAAAGAAGTGCGACACGAAGCATCCGAACAAGCGTCAGAACTTCCTCGCGTTGGAAACGCGTTTTGCACTTCCAATTTGAGGCGTCTCCGTCAGCTACGCGCGTGGGAGCGAGTAAATACCACCAAGTGGTATGCAACCGCCTCGCTGTCGCCCTTCCACGAAACACTGACTCAGCCTAAAGGTTGCGCCCGGCGCAAtggctcgtcgtcgtcgtcgttctcacctagcacgatcttgagatgCTTGAACCGCGTCGCGCTGTCCTTCTTAACATCCTGGATCTTGAGCGTCGACTTCTTGACGTCTACATGGAGCTTCTTGCTGAACATGATTCGTGCCGCCGGCGGCCGCGGAGATGGGAACAGCAACCATCGACGACGACGCCCGAGACGGTTCGCGTCGAGGAACCGGGATGACGTCCAGTTATCTCCTCGCGATCACCATGCCAGCGACGCGAGTTGCATCGCCCACCCTCGTCACGTCAAATCGGCGTCGAATTTCGGCACACACACCTCCGATCAGATGTACGTGACGGCCATCTTGAGCGCCTCACTGTGGCCGCCGCGCACGCATCTGCATCACATCAACGGCGCTGCGCCCTGCGCCGCTCGGTGGCTCCTCAGGGCAATGACATCATCCGTCATCCAATTCCCGGAGTTTTTTGCGGATCGcggaaaacattttttgacgTTTCCTCTCTGGATCGTCTCCGAGTAAATGTGAAATTTTCAAGTATCACGGAACTGTCAcggaaacatttttatatatcgaatttttttcaacaaatgtTTCACGTCCTGATTTTTTATTGGCgtttctgaaacattttttaaatgtcttcAATAAGGTATCGCTCCTGGCTTTTAATTTCGATCGGTAATACAGTTTAAGtagtaatatgtaaaatttatttttaataatgttgattaGTTAATTTCAGTTTAATTTGCTTTTCACTTCTTAGTTCTATGGATTAAGAAAgataaagtgtaaaaaaaagttttatcaaaGACTATGTTCCAAAATTCACTGCCTGTAGCCTGTACTGATGACCTATGGTCGATAGATACGAGAATGGCTTTCGTCgagtaataaatgtataaaattgcaaaaaaatgtggAACGCTTCACGATTTTGTGTGTCATCCTTTCGCAGGGGTCATACATACTAATCTTCTCTGTATCGTTTTCAATTATCGTTTAGTATACTGCCGAAGCAAGTACGTATACGGTTGTCATCCTCTACATTTTTGCTTACTGCATGTTTAATGATACATCAAGAACGAGAAATGCAAAGCTGTTCAGTAAGGGCGAATTTGGGCATTACATTCACGATCAATTTCGAAAGTAGATATACAATAgtgctaataataattttgcaattaaaagggattgttaaatttaataattattcaaacataaattaacttttgcgGGGTAAAAGTCGACGTGATGTATTAGTaatgttacaatttaaattctaGTGTGctattagtttaaaaatgtaattaaaataaatcaaatattatatcttcgacgaaattttttaagaattctttataattttttaacattttaacataaattatttcagaatttttcaaaacttcttataaattgtataaaatttatcagatttttaatataaattatagaatattttttagaagtactaagaaaatcaatatgtattctggaattttttatagtatatgtaaattctgaaatattttaaaattattttttaattctataaatatacaaataatatatataatctcaagaaatatatataagatattttttaatcttcataaatttcacaatataaaaaatttttagaaatattataagaacaGAACCAAATTAATCTTCTTtggtaaaaattaacattagaGATGtgataatatttgatttttgtttattttcaccaaatagattaatttttaatctcagtttaattttttatctttttctaattcttagaattagaaaaagataaagtatAATCAAATTgagatcaaatttaatttttattgaatatagaATAATGAAACAGTCTTTTATCGACCGAGCAGCGATTATAACTAGATCGATACTCGATTTTACTAGACATGCAGGGTCGTATTAAGAATGAAAGTGATGTCAAAGGACTAGTTACGTCGCTTGCCCGCGCGATTTCGAAATGAGTTCAACGGATGAAAAGACTGACATGGAATTTGCATTCATCAGAGAGAAAAGTATAAGTCAACGGGAAAAGATAAAGGCATTTTGGAAGTTCTTGGATACTCAGAATTGCTTGCAACCGCATAAAGGTATCGTGTGATGAAGAATGTAAggttattatatttgttaagaattttgtcattttactgcgaaattttgcatattttataatacaatattgcaGCATAATATTGCAACACAATGAAGAAaggcaatttaaaatttaagaaagtattatgtatttttgttttaaaaaatcgcaataatttttgtaatatttttttaacagtttaaactttaaaagaaagaaagagaaacggagggaggggagaaagagagtagATTAGAAAAAActtgtaaaagtttttattaacatataagCTGTTTGCAAAATCTTTAAACTTGatcttttaactttaaattgtttttcttaaaataatattttcaaaattttccgaagataataaaataacgataatagaatttattattgctaGTGATGATGAAAAGAAATGAATCATATTGGTTTGGGATTACATCTGTGTACATAAACTAAGACAATCGtacttatcttatttttattattaaaatatagaattatattaaaaattgtgaatattgGTGAATAAGATTCCAAATTGATCGAGGAATAACATTTTGATGCAAAGGGATATCGGAGCGCGAATCGGCACCGGAACCGGAAACGTCAAGCGTGGAGGAAATTGTGAAGGAGAAAGATGTTTGGCACAAAGGGCTGAAAGTCTTCCAACAACTCGGCTTAGACAAGACCGCTCTCGCGGCTGATAACAAATGCAGACTTTGCCTAGCACACAAAACGATCCAGtacgattaaaaaatcttacaatTTGTTCGTGCGTTagttaagttaatatttttttcgataatGGCAGATGCGAGGATCTGGCTGACACTGTGACGCAATCATACGACGAATTGAACGCCGATATGAAGGCCTTCGAGCAGCGTCAGAAAATCCGCGAATCAAGTCAGCGAGAAACTCCTACCAACGTGTCAGATCAAGGCAACTGCAGTCGAATAAAAacgacaaaataattgtaatttacatgACCGATGCCTTTTATTTCCATCTCGTGCTCCAATGCACGTTGTAGCTTCCGTCAAAGATCCAAATTTCTTCGATTTTTAATAACTCAaagataaattgatttttaataactcACACAAATTCTCCTGTACATTTATTTACGAATCAATcatctatttaatatatatttaatatattaagttattttcattatatctTTGCAGAAAAATtacttgttatatataaaaaaaggaaatatattgttttagaAGAGTGTGCAAAAGAATTATTTGCATTGAGAAGCTTAAAGAGATGTGgcacatttcaaaaatttgaaaattttacaaattattacagTTTCTTAGTTAACAGTTACTTAATTTTCTGttcttgattattattattaaatcgcgttttataatacgtatttataaagtaaatgaagaaatagcattataaattaaatcaaatgttttatacgtataataaaattcacaaatatttatgcaagAGTTTATTAGAATCCACGTACTCGTTTGAAAGTTGTAACTACAGCAAAACATTTTTGCTGCATAAaccaaattcttttttgtaaaattgttttcttccTTGTAGTTAAATTTTAGGAAACTAAATTTtaggaattaaaattttttgttgttgatttggaagaaaataaacctaaaaagtttcttaatttcGAGAACTTTTAACTGGCTTTCGTAAAGCCGAAACATCCTCCAGTTAGCAAAACGTTCGATGATATAACAGATGATGCTTCGGTGACATCAGCGATCGCACCGACCGACCCGATCGCACGCTTTGAAACCACCGTTCGAAGACAAGCGATGCCAATCGACGTAATCGATGGCAGGAGAATTACAGCGTTTATAATGCCAATGCGGGGCAGAGAGGGGAAGAGGACCAGCTCTCGGCGGAGGTTGCCGGTCGTTTAATGGAATTGGAACGGGCCGGAATATGGATGAGTAGGGTAGCGCACATCCCGAGGTACCGCGCGGCGGTGTATCGGATTTCCTTAGTCCAGGAGGTCGACGTTGTTTCGAGCAAGGTGCGCCGCCACGGGAGCTGTGCCCATGAATGGGCCGGTGGATCCTGAATCCTTACGCGACATCTGGCCTCCTGGGCCGACGACGTCGTCTTCTTATTGTCAGCCGTATCTGAGCGGGATACTCTGCGCCAATCGAGAACATCGCTCGATTTCCTCGAAGTATTCTACGATTATAAGAGGCGTGACctattttaccttttttaagattttaaagacATTGAGTTTAATCGAATTTCCTCgataattttgaaagaatttgATCGAATCACTGTTGCACtagatttttcaaatatcGTTGTATCCCggcacatttttaaaataatagaaataaggCAGAAAAGGTCGATGTACGatgtattgatatattttaaaatcgtttagaataaaaaaacatacctCTTTTGAGCTTGAAAAATTGAGTTGCCATCGAAAACGCTGATAACGATAAACAGATGTTGCATCTACTTGTGATAATctgctttaatttattttttattatgtaattcatATTCTTGTGTATAGCAATTGACATCAACGTATCCAGACAGAaaattttcgcaataattgTTGTATATGCAGCAGtgtaaatcatatttttgctataaaggaattttgtgattataatatctaaatcTAATAATGTCaagtatttatcaaatatttagaaataatattgaaatagtgTTATGTTGTATTTTGCATGTTGCttcgaaattttttgtaaaattttcatttaagaatgtttaataaaactgtacaattttatgtcgtaatattttctttttgttttgcaataatttgaacaataattacaaaattaatttctgaaatGTATTCAGCACTTGTACTAAAATGATTCTCACTAATGTTATAATTAGTAGGCGTATATTTTCAgcatcaattttttcaaaattgctatatgttattacatacatttaatttagaattaataatttcaaaaatcagATTTACAATTGTGACACAACATATCACactctatattttaaaattaagacgaTGCTAAAATTTGTCTGCGTGCACGCAGCAAAAATTGATCTAATTTCATATACAATATCGAGCAAAAATTGATCTAATTTAGACAGCAAAAAttgatctaattttatataggcATATCAAGTTACttcatttgtaaaaaaagagggaaaaaacaatgttattattatgacACTACAATGTTTGGAAACTAGATCGGAGTATATTGCGACCGCTTGGTGTAAAATGCAGCCGGAAGTTAAGCTCGGTCAAGCAGCTATCGGCGCCGTCAGCATTATCTTTTATGGACAATAATCATCAGCGATCGTTTGTGCGTCGCGGGGGGGTTTCCGTTTCGCTTCGATCTTAcgttctcctttttttttgtcctGCCTCGTGCCATTACGCGCAGACCATTTGTCTCCCGTGGAACGAACGGTCCATTGTCTCGTGAGTTTCTCGATCAGGGACCCCGCGCCGGAAATCGGCCATCGAAACCGCGCCCGTACGTCCGCACGcagcatatatatacattgtacACCATATCGTAACACGTGTATCTGCAATCTCATAAAAGTGTATCGATAACTTCGAACTATTTCGGTTCGGGTGATCCCCGAAATAGtccttaatatatatatggaatAGTTCCACCGAAGTTCGTGTAAATAACATAGCACGCTTAGGACATGATAGGATCTAAATTATGGAGAGAATATTGGAATTGGCACATCGTCGGTTTCTGAAGCAATTATTTACGAGGGCCAAATGGGGCATGTGCTTAGTTGTCAATCGTTCAAGTTACATACAGAACGAGTCTAATTCTCGATGATTCCTACACTGAGTTATA is part of the Monomorium pharaonis isolate MP-MQ-018 chromosome 2, ASM1337386v2, whole genome shotgun sequence genome and encodes:
- the LOC114255458 gene encoding uncharacterized protein LOC114255458; this translates as MSSTDEKTDMEFAFIREKSISQREKIKAFWKFLDTQNCLQPHKGISERESAPEPETSSVEEIVKEKDVWHKGLKVFQQLGLDKTALAADNKCRLCLAHKTIQCEDLADTVTQSYDELNADMKAFEQRQKIRESSQRETPTNVSDQGNCSRIKTTK